A window of the Lactuca sativa cultivar Salinas chromosome 5, Lsat_Salinas_v11, whole genome shotgun sequence genome harbors these coding sequences:
- the LOC111877862 gene encoding putative serine carboxypeptidase-like 23 yields MESKHNVFTTKLKLLLLILVTTTTCKCHTHGSRANQAETLMSFRRSRTRTHTQLNTINEKQVMETSFSEVIKTDDNGRTMEDDYIKAGLPGQPLSKGLSFKQFAGYINVDSFNGRNLFYYFAEAHHQPSTKPLVLWLNGGPGCSSLGVGAMLEIGPFGVNADGKTLYSRRFAWNRVANVLFLESPAGVGFSYSNTTSDYGLSGDKRTAEDSYVFLVNWFKRFPHYKNHDFYIIGESYAGFYIPELADIITKKNVKSHSTSNINLKGIMIGNGIMNSDTDDKGFNDYLWSHALISDETYQKLTRDCGYNNNSNYCHSLEEELGEEIGNIDFYNIYGPTCTPLPDGIMVRKKHHRRSGGVDPCEEEYVEHYLNLASVQKAFHANLTKLSHRWETCSNLIGEWKDSPSTMFPIYKRLISLGLRILLYSGDVDAVVPVSGTRYSIDAMNLTVIKPWRFWTDATKQVAGYKVVYNGLTFATVRGAGHEVPRFQPHQAFGLLKMFLEDRN; encoded by the exons ATGGAGAGCAAACACAATGTATTCACAACAAAACTCAAACTTCTTCTACTAATTCTTGTAACAACGACTACATGCAAATGTCACACCCATGGCTCACGAGCCAACCAAGCTGAAACCCTAATGTCCTTCCGCCGTTCACGAACAAGAACCCACACCCAACTCAACACTATCAATGAGAAACAGGTCATGGAAACGAGCTTCAGTGAAGTGATCAAAACAGATGACAATGGGAGGACAATGGAAGACGATTACATAAAAGCCGGGCTTCCTGGGCAGCCATTATCAAAAGGGTTAAGCTTTAAACAATTTGCAGGATACATCAATGTTGATAGCTTCAATGGTAGAAACCTTTTCTACTACTTTGCTGAAGCTCATCATCAACCATCCACTAAACCACTTGTTCTTTGGCTTAATGGAG GACCAGGATGTTCGTCTCTTGGGGTTGGTGCCATGCTTGAGATTGGGCCATTTGGTGTTAATGCTGATGGCAAAACTTTATATTCACGACGATTTGCATGGAATAGAG TtgcaaatgtattatttttggaGTCACCAGCCGGAGTTGGATTCTCTTACTCCAACACAACAAGTGATTATGGCTTGTCTGGGGATAAAAGGACAG CCGAGGATTCATACGTGTTCCTCGTTAATTGGTTCAAAAGATTCCCGCATTACAAGAACCATGACTTTTACATAATCGGGGAAAGTTATGCAG GATTTTATATCCCGGAGCTAGCCGATATAATCACAAAGAAAAATGTGAAGAGCCATTCTACGTCAAATATCAACCTCAAGGGTATCATG ATAGGGAATGGAATAATGAACTCTGATACTGACGACAAAGGATTCAACGATTATCTATGGAGCCATGCCTTGATTTCAGATGAAACGTATCAGAAATTAACACGAGACTGCggttataataacaatagtaacTACTGTCATAGCTTAGAAGAAGAACTTGGGGAAGAAATTGGGAACATAGATTTCTACAACATCTATGGCCCGACTTGTACGCCATTGCCTGATGGAATAATGGTGAGGAAGAAGCATCATCGAAGATCTGGTGGAGTAGATCCATGTGAAGAAGAATACGTTGAACATTATCTCAATCTTGCGAGTGTTCAAAAAGCTTTCCATGCAAATCTCACCAAATTATCTCATCGATGGGAAACTTGCAG CAACCTCATAGGGGAGTGGAAGGATAGCCCATCAACCATGTTTCCGATATACAAACGACTGATTTCCTTGGGTCTTCGAATACTCCTCTATAG TGGAGATGTTGATGCCGTTGTTCCGGTCTCTGGCACACGATATTCTATAGACGCCATGAATCTTACAGTGATTAAACCTTGGCGATTTTGGACAGACGCTACGAAACAA GTAGCCGGATATAAAGTTGTATACAATGGATTAACGTTTGCAACGGTACGAGGAGCGGGCCATGAGGTACCTCGATTTCAACCACACCAAGCTTTTGGTCTACTAAAAATGTTCTTGGAAGATCGAAATTGA
- the LOC111878220 gene encoding uncharacterized protein LOC111878220 codes for MKGKHQGVQKRLLDINSRAFYMPCGCHSLNLVLCDMANSCQKAKTFFGTCQTIYNVFSNSTKRWSVLLQFIDDLTLKSLSSTRWESHIESVKAIKTQFSQIRKALKKLSIESDNGQVCRDADSLVNGEFSSFEFILSLIIWYEVLYKINLVSKKLQSKEMLIDVAVKNLEGLINYFEGYRESGFDFAISEAKEIANTVKVKPEFLKKRDYKRKKQFDEIPNTEREHQSSQEAFKRDYFIVIVDMTLVQLKSRFEKMQYFESIFGFLFDGSKLVSLDDDKLKKCCLNLESNLTSGEECDIDGIGLFIELQILQKMLPNEAYKCEGPWTSIQIMEYARRMDMFPNVLVAYRILLTVSVTVASAERSFSKLKLLKSYL; via the coding sequence ATGAAAGGAAAACACCAAGGTGTTCAAAAACGACTGCTTGATATAAATAGTAGAGCTTTTTATATGCCTTGTGGATGTCATAGTTTAAATTTGGTTTTATGTGATATGGCAAATTCTTGTCAAAAGGCAAAAACTTTTTTTGGTACATGTCAAACGATTTATAATGTTTTTTCTAATTCAACAAAAAGATGGAGTGTTTTACTTCAATTTATAGATGATCTAACACTTAAATCATTATCATCTACTCGTTGGGAAAGCCATATTGAAAGTGTTAAAGCAATAAAAACACAATTTTCCCAAATAAGAAAAGCTTTAAAAAAATTATCTATAGAAAGTGATAATGGACAAGTGTGTAGAGATGCTGATTCATTAGTAAATGGTGAATTTTCTAGTTTTGagtttattttaagtttaattatATGGTATGAAGTTTTGTACAAAATTAATTTGGTTAGTAAAAAGTTACAATCCAAAGAAATGCTTATTGATGTTGCTGTAAAAAATTTAGAGgggttaattaattattttgaaggaTATAGGGAAAGTGGGTTTGACTTTGCTATTAGTGAAGCTAAAGAAATAGCAAATACTGTTAAAGTTAAACCCGAATTTTTAAAAAAACGtgattataaaagaaaaaaacaatttgATGAAATTCCAAATACCGAAAGAGAACACCAATCTTCTCAAGAAGCATTTAAAAGAGATTATTTTATTGTTATAGTAGATATGACTCTTGTTCAATTGAAAAGTAGATTTGAAAAAATGCAATATTTTGAATCTATATTTGGTTTTTTATTTGATGGTTCCAAATTAGTTTCTTTAGATgatgataaattaaaaaaatgttgtttaaatcttgagtccaACTTGACAAGTGGTGAAGAATGTGATATTGATGGAATTGGTTTATTTATTGAGTTACAAATTTTGCAGAAAATGTTACCTAATGAAGCATACAAATGTGAAGGTCCTTGGACATCTATTCAAATAATGGAGTATGCAAGAAGAATGGATATGTTCCCTAATGTTTTGGTTGCATATAGGATCTTATTGACAGTGTCGGTTACGGTTGCTTCCGCggaaagaagtttttcaaaattgaAGCTTTTGAAATCGTATCTCTGA